A single genomic interval of Electrophorus electricus isolate fEleEle1 chromosome 2, fEleEle1.pri, whole genome shotgun sequence harbors:
- the nansb gene encoding N-acetylneuraminic acid synthase b, whose amino-acid sequence MSAEFELCPGRRIGGSNPCFIIAEIGQNHQGDIEIAKEMIRMAKDCGADCVKFQKSELEHRFTKRALARPYNSPHSWGNTYGAHKCHLEFSHEQYKDLQTFSRELGIFFTASGMDEMAAEFLHEINVPFFKVASADTSNIPYLEKTAKKGRPMVISSGMQSMETMRCVYQTVKKHNPNFTFLQCTSAYPLATEHVNLHIITEFQKEFPDIPIGYSGHEAGISVSIAAVALGAKVVERHVTLDKRWKGSDHAASLEPAELKALVSEIRTVELSMGSPLKQMLPCEASCHSKLGKSVVVRRAVQKGMELTLDMLGVKVAEPQGIPPQYIFRLVGKKITVDAEEDDTITNDMVED is encoded by the exons ATGTCTGCTGAGTTTGAACTTTGTCCAGGAAGAAGAATTGGGGGCTCCAACCCTTGTTTCATCATTGCAGAGATTGGTCAGAATCATCAAGGAGACATTGAGATTGCCAAGGAAATGATTCGCATGGCTAAG GACTGTGGAGCAGACTGTGTTAAATTTCAGAAAAGCGAGCTTGAACATAGGTTTACTAAGCGAGCGCTAGCGCGTCCTTACAATTCTCCTCATTCCTGGGGAAACACTTATGGGGCTCATAAGTGCCATCTAGAGTTCAGCCATGAACAGTACAAAGATCTACAGACGTTTTCCAGAGAACTGGGAATTTTCTTCACTGCATCAGGCATGGATGAG ATGGCAGCTGAGTTCCTACATGAAATCAATGTGCCTTTCTTCAAAGTGGCCTCAGCAGACACCAGCAACATCCCTTACCTTGAGAAGACAGCCAAGAAAG GCCGCCCCATGGTGATATCCAGTGGTATGCAGTCTATGGAGACCATGCGCTGTGTTTATCAGACAGTGAAGAAGCACAACCCAAATTTCACCTTTCTGCAGTGTACCAGTGCCTACCCACTGGCCACAGAGCACGTCAACCTGCACATCATCACT GAATTCCAGAAGGAATTCCCAGACATTCCGATCGGCTACTCGGGCCACGAGGCGGGCATCAGTGTGTCCATTGCCGCAGTAGCTCTAGGTGCAAAGGTTGTGGAGCGTCATGTGACCTTGGACAAACGTTGGAAAGGTAGTGACCATGCAGCATCCCTAGAGCCAGCCGAGCTAAAAGCACTGGTGAGCGAGATCCGGACAGTGGAGCTCTCCATGGGTTCACCACTCAAGCAAATGCTTCCTTGCGAAGCATCCTGCCACAGCAAG TTGGGTAAGTCGGTGGTGGTGAGAAGGGCAGTGCAGAAGGGTATGGAATTAACCCTTGATATGCTGGGAGTTAAGGTGGCAGAGCCACAAGGAATACCACCACAGTATATCTTCAGACTGGTGGGAAAGAAAATCACAGTGGACGCAGAGGAAGATGACACCATAACTAATGACATGGTTGAAGACTGA